A part of Microaerobacter geothermalis genomic DNA contains:
- the cybH gene encoding Ni/Fe-hydrogenase, b-type cytochrome subunit, translating into MAISENELQLEKNQYKIFDPEGVRRAEQVHLHSEKVYVWELPVRIFHWVNALSIIILMITGIYIGRPFISASIPEEAYYSYLMGWARYIHFFAAFVFTINLGVRWYWVYKGNTYSKSNPLKKKFWTGLWETIKYYLFLNNKKEHYIGHNPLAELSYWVFIGAGSIIMMLTGYYLLAEPRLDSFMGILFGWIPALFGGDSFSVRSWHHIVAWGFMVFMVVHVYMAFREDWLSKNGTMSSIFTGYKHESNHQNGEKE; encoded by the coding sequence ATGGCAATCTCCGAGAATGAATTGCAGTTAGAAAAGAATCAATATAAGATTTTTGATCCAGAGGGCGTTCGTAGGGCTGAGCAAGTTCACCTCCATTCGGAAAAGGTATATGTATGGGAATTACCGGTACGTATTTTCCACTGGGTTAATGCGTTAAGCATCATTATTTTGATGATTACCGGCATATATATTGGCAGACCTTTTATCTCGGCATCCATACCGGAAGAGGCATATTATTCTTACCTCATGGGTTGGGCCCGTTACATTCATTTCTTTGCCGCATTTGTCTTCACGATTAATCTGGGAGTGCGCTGGTATTGGGTATATAAGGGAAATACTTATTCTAAATCCAATCCTTTGAAAAAAAAATTTTGGACGGGTTTGTGGGAGACCATCAAATATTATCTATTCTTAAATAATAAGAAGGAACATTATATTGGGCACAACCCCCTTGCTGAACTAAGTTATTGGGTTTTTATTGGAGCAGGCTCGATTATCATGATGTTGACGGGTTACTACCTGCTAGCTGAACCCAGACTTGATTCTTTTATGGGGATTTTGTTTGGTTGGATTCCTGCATTGTTTGGTGGTGATAGTTTCTCAGTTCGCTCCTGGCATCATATCGTGGCATGGGGATTCATGGTCTTTATGGTTGTTCACGTTTATATGGCGTTTCGAGAAGATTGGCTGAGTAAGAACGGTACAATGTCATCCATTTTTACCGGTTATAAACACGAAAGCAATCATCAAAATGGCGAAAAGGAATGA
- a CDS encoding HyaD/HybD family hydrogenase maturation endopeptidase, translating to MIIKPVENKITILGIGNPLFTDEGVGVHTLSPLRKVFADQDDIEIIDGGTDGLRLLGPVEETDYLLIIDAINAGKEPGTLITLEGEEIPKYLGVKMSFHQLGFQEVLAMAKFRGSLPKEMFMCGIQPKSLEWGAEMTETVAKQLPKLVEMVVDKVKQWRSYR from the coding sequence ATGATCATAAAACCTGTCGAAAATAAAATTACGATCTTGGGAATCGGCAACCCCCTTTTTACAGATGAGGGTGTGGGTGTTCACACCCTTTCCCCTTTAAGAAAAGTTTTTGCTGATCAAGATGATATTGAAATTATTGATGGTGGGACCGATGGCCTCCGTTTATTGGGACCGGTGGAAGAGACAGACTATTTATTGATTATTGATGCGATTAATGCAGGAAAAGAACCGGGGACCTTGATTACGTTAGAAGGAGAAGAAATTCCCAAATATTTAGGAGTGAAAATGTCTTTTCACCAGCTTGGTTTTCAAGAGGTACTGGCCATGGCGAAGTTCCGAGGTAGCCTTCCAAAAGAGATGTTTATGTGCGGAATTCAGCCTAAATCCTTGGAATGGGGTGCTGAAATGACTGAAACGGTAGCCAAACAACTGCCAAAATTGGTTGAGATGGTGGTTGATAAGGTGAAACAGTGGAGGTCATATCGGTGA
- a CDS encoding hydrogenase maturation nickel metallochaperone HypA/HybF: MHEMALMGDILNLVLRDATQRGIKEVNRVSLTVGELSNAMPEALEMAFDIFKAQGIERISRNAQLTIIHEPAWARCTICEKEYKPDRRIAVCPSCSLPTGKLISGETLAIESYEGS, from the coding sequence ATGCATGAAATGGCGTTAATGGGAGATATCCTTAATTTGGTTTTACGGGACGCAACACAACGTGGTATCAAGGAAGTGAATAGAGTAAGCTTAACCGTGGGTGAACTAAGCAATGCCATGCCTGAGGCCCTTGAGATGGCTTTCGATATTTTCAAAGCACAAGGAATTGAAAGGATATCCAGGAATGCTCAGTTAACGATCATTCATGAGCCTGCTTGGGCACGTTGCACGATCTGCGAGAAAGAATACAAACCTGATCGGCGCATTGCAGTATGTCCTAGTTGCTCCTTACCAACGGGTAAACTGATTTCTGGGGAGACATTAGCCATTGAATCCTATGAAGGGAGTTAG
- the hypB gene encoding hydrogenase nickel incorporation protein HypB, producing the protein MKVTLDKNVLTDNQLAADFNRRQFLQSKTLVINMMSSPGAGKTTLLEKTVEKLAHEFTIGVIEGDLATEKDADRIRTLGAQAVQINTGGGCHLDARMIAKRLPEFDLDEIDILFIENVGNLVCPSGYDLGQTCKIAVLSVPEGNDKIPKYPVMFRRTELVVLNKIDLLPYLNFNVEEAETDLKGINPDSRLLKVSAITGEGMEEWINWIRGAYKKCKEQ; encoded by the coding sequence ATGAAAGTCACTTTAGATAAAAATGTATTAACAGACAACCAACTGGCGGCCGATTTTAATCGGCGTCAGTTTCTGCAGAGTAAGACGTTGGTTATTAACATGATGAGTTCTCCTGGTGCGGGCAAAACTACACTCCTGGAGAAAACTGTGGAGAAATTGGCTCACGAATTTACGATTGGAGTTATCGAAGGGGATCTTGCCACAGAAAAAGACGCGGATCGGATTCGAACACTAGGCGCCCAGGCCGTTCAAATTAATACGGGTGGAGGTTGTCATCTGGATGCGCGGATGATCGCCAAAAGATTACCGGAATTTGATTTGGATGAGATTGACATTCTTTTTATTGAAAATGTGGGTAATCTTGTATGTCCATCAGGTTACGACTTGGGACAGACTTGTAAAATTGCCGTTTTATCCGTTCCGGAAGGAAACGATAAAATACCAAAATACCCTGTGATGTTCCGACGTACCGAACTTGTCGTGTTGAATAAAATTGATCTCCTTCCCTATTTGAACTTTAATGTGGAAGAGGCAGAGACAGATTTGAAGGGGATTAATCCGGATTCTCGCCTGCTCAAGGTTTCGGCGATCACAGGTGAAGGTATGGAAGAGTGGATCAACTGGATCCGGGGCGCATATAAAAAATGCAAAGAGCAATAG
- the hypF gene encoding carbamoyltransferase HypF has product MQRAIEIRVTGRVQGVGFRPYIFFLADKYHLVGTVQNNLDGVRIKVEGEDSDLSAMLQELRSHPPRLSKIDEITVKNIPIQGYSRFEIVPSERSGKASIVIPIDSAVCEECLGEMRDPDDVRYQYPFINCTQCGPRYTIIDQLPYDRQYTSMAAFPMCEKCTAEYHDPRNRRHHAQPIACPVCGPQLKLLNIAGDEIKGDALALTRSLLKNGAIVAIKGLGGYHLACDAYHEDVIKRLRQRKNRPNRPLAVMAASLEEVRRYCHVSDAEVNHLTSPERPIVVLELKGDRTEPMLSEAIAPGMNTLGVMLPYTPLHYLLFDESLTLLVMTSANPSGQPILFRDDQALTYLNGIADYILTHDREILHPLDDSVVRVKSDVSYFFRRSRGYVPDPIFTDTNVHDVVALGGQQKNTFAIGRHHQVFLGPHIGDMETMEMVDFFQTAYEHLKKWMGIEAEFIAVDKHPEYTTTRLAGEMEGEIVSVQHHHAHMVSCMEDNRLTDPCFGMILDGTGYGDDGNIWGFELLYGDATRYERLAHLDYWPLPGGEKAIKEPWRNAVGMLFHFFGEEGKQWAKRLFPNYSTEIELLTNMVRKKINAPLAGTCGRLFDAVSAMLGISMLSTYDGEAAIRLSEQMVGEVTKEEGYSYDLISSEDKTMVIEIRQGLRELVHDIFSNVPIRTMINRFHRLIVSACESAVIQSIERYPNYNRKVVLSGGSFHNPYLSQKIADGLKKAGVEVYVHRQVPCSDGGLSLGQLIIAANKRNSRMNN; this is encoded by the coding sequence ATGCAAAGAGCAATAGAAATACGAGTTACTGGACGGGTCCAAGGAGTAGGATTTCGTCCTTATATCTTTTTCTTGGCAGATAAATATCATCTTGTCGGAACGGTACAGAATAATCTAGATGGTGTTCGAATAAAGGTGGAGGGAGAAGATTCCGATCTATCTGCTATGCTTCAAGAATTGCGGAGTCACCCGCCGCGTTTGTCCAAAATAGATGAAATTACGGTAAAGAATATACCGATCCAAGGATATAGTCGTTTCGAGATTGTTCCAAGTGAGCGATCAGGAAAAGCGTCAATTGTCATCCCGATTGATTCGGCAGTGTGTGAAGAATGCTTGGGGGAAATGAGAGATCCAGATGATGTTCGCTACCAATATCCCTTTATCAATTGTACGCAGTGTGGTCCGCGTTATACGATCATTGATCAGTTACCCTATGATCGTCAATACACGTCAATGGCTGCCTTTCCAATGTGTGAGAAATGTACAGCCGAGTACCATGATCCGAGAAATCGACGCCATCATGCCCAGCCGATTGCCTGCCCAGTCTGTGGTCCTCAATTGAAACTGTTGAACATAGCAGGTGATGAGATCAAAGGAGATGCATTAGCCTTGACCAGGTCACTATTGAAAAATGGTGCCATTGTGGCCATTAAGGGCCTGGGCGGTTATCATCTGGCCTGCGATGCGTATCATGAGGATGTCATCAAGCGATTACGCCAGCGAAAGAATCGCCCGAACCGTCCGCTGGCAGTAATGGCAGCTTCACTTGAAGAGGTGAGGCGTTATTGTCATGTTTCCGATGCAGAAGTAAATCATTTAACTTCTCCGGAGAGGCCGATTGTTGTTTTGGAATTAAAGGGTGACAGAACAGAACCTATGTTATCGGAAGCTATAGCACCGGGAATGAACACCCTTGGCGTCATGCTTCCCTATACCCCATTGCATTACTTGTTATTTGATGAATCATTGACTCTTTTAGTCATGACCAGTGCCAATCCGTCCGGCCAACCGATTTTATTCAGGGATGATCAGGCACTTACCTATTTGAATGGCATCGCAGACTATATTCTGACTCATGATCGGGAAATTCTGCATCCATTAGATGACTCGGTTGTACGGGTGAAATCAGATGTATCCTATTTTTTTCGGCGATCACGAGGTTATGTTCCAGATCCAATTTTCACCGATACAAATGTCCATGACGTTGTCGCCCTTGGAGGACAGCAAAAAAATACGTTTGCCATTGGAAGGCATCATCAGGTCTTCCTCGGCCCCCATATCGGAGATATGGAAACCATGGAAATGGTAGATTTTTTTCAAACAGCGTATGAACATTTGAAGAAATGGATGGGGATTGAAGCGGAATTCATCGCTGTGGACAAACACCCTGAATATACAACCACCCGATTGGCTGGAGAGATGGAAGGGGAAATCGTATCTGTACAACATCACCATGCTCATATGGTTTCATGTATGGAGGACAATCGGTTAACCGACCCTTGCTTTGGCATGATTTTGGATGGAACTGGATATGGGGATGACGGAAATATTTGGGGTTTTGAATTACTCTATGGTGATGCTACCCGCTATGAACGTTTGGCGCATCTTGACTACTGGCCATTACCAGGAGGAGAGAAGGCGATTAAGGAACCATGGCGTAACGCTGTGGGAATGTTGTTTCATTTCTTTGGAGAAGAAGGAAAACAATGGGCTAAACGATTATTTCCGAATTACTCGACTGAAATTGAGTTACTGACGAATATGGTGCGAAAGAAAATCAATGCCCCCCTAGCTGGAACCTGCGGACGGTTGTTTGATGCCGTCAGTGCCATGCTCGGAATTTCCATGCTCTCTACCTATGATGGGGAGGCTGCGATACGCTTGTCTGAGCAAATGGTAGGGGAAGTGACGAAGGAAGAAGGCTATTCATATGATCTAATCAGTTCAGAAGATAAAACGATGGTTATTGAGATTCGCCAGGGTTTGCGGGAACTTGTTCATGACATTTTTTCCAATGTTCCAATTCGGACAATGATCAATCGATTTCACCGTTTGATTGTGTCGGCTTGTGAAAGTGCCGTCATTCAATCGATAGAAAGGTATCCGAATTATAACCGGAAAGTCGTATTGTCAGGAGGTAGTTTTCATAATCCTTATCTTTCGCAAAAAATTGCCGATGGCTTGAAAAAAGCAGGAGTTGAAGTTTACGTTCACAGGCAGGTACCCTGCAGTGATGGTGGATTGTCCCTTGGTCAGTTAATAATCGCAGCCAATAAAAGGAATAGTCGAATGAACAATTGA
- a CDS encoding HypC/HybG/HupF family hydrogenase formation chaperone, with the protein MCIGVPAKVIEKQEYTAVVDVMGTKMNVGIIMVPEVSEGDYVIVHAGQAMSIIDEEYARLSIEEWRKLADDTNS; encoded by the coding sequence ATGTGTATAGGCGTCCCAGCAAAAGTAATTGAAAAACAGGAATATACAGCGGTGGTCGATGTGATGGGAACTAAAATGAATGTGGGCATAATTATGGTTCCTGAAGTGTCAGAAGGAGATTATGTGATTGTCCACGCCGGTCAGGCGATGTCCATTATTGATGAGGAATATGCGCGATTAAGTATCGAGGAATGGAGGAAATTAGCGGATGATACAAATTCTTGA
- the hypD gene encoding hydrogenase formation protein HypD — MIQILDQFSNPDLSRKLLDKVKNLAETFIEKHGRKPVIMEVCGSHTMALARSGIKQALRDYVKLVSGPGCPVCVTDQKSIDAMIQLAQGDGRIICTFGDMIRVPGSNGSLLDAKSEGKDIRVVYSPSDSVRIAEKNPDKEVIFLGIGFETTIPSLGIALKEANEKGLEKYSMWVTTKLVEPILRVLLEAQEVKLDGFLLPGHVSIVLGKHSYHYLVDEYGVPGTICGFEPVGVLGGIYKLIAMLLDERVEIENYHTHVVTHSGNSFAQEIMKTYFKECDEWWRGLGVIPNSGLDIRKEFAHLDAKKKFNVHVGEPRKTKCRCGDILRGLAVPEDCVLYGKACTPSKPIGPCMVSSEGTCAAHYQYMRGDII, encoded by the coding sequence ATGATACAAATTCTTGATCAATTCTCTAATCCGGACTTAAGTCGCAAATTATTGGATAAAGTTAAGAATCTAGCAGAAACTTTTATTGAAAAACATGGCCGTAAACCGGTAATCATGGAGGTATGTGGTTCCCACACCATGGCGCTGGCACGATCGGGGATTAAACAGGCACTTAGGGATTATGTCAAATTAGTATCCGGACCGGGCTGTCCTGTTTGTGTAACTGATCAAAAGTCGATAGATGCCATGATACAACTGGCTCAAGGTGATGGAAGAATTATTTGCACCTTTGGTGACATGATTCGTGTCCCTGGTTCAAATGGTTCACTATTGGATGCCAAGAGCGAAGGAAAGGATATCCGCGTGGTTTATTCACCTTCTGATTCGGTTCGTATAGCAGAGAAGAATCCGGATAAAGAAGTGATATTTTTAGGGATCGGATTCGAAACTACCATCCCATCCCTGGGGATCGCTTTAAAGGAGGCGAATGAAAAGGGATTAGAGAAATATTCCATGTGGGTAACGACCAAGTTGGTTGAACCTATCCTCCGCGTTCTTTTAGAAGCACAGGAAGTGAAACTAGATGGTTTTTTACTACCAGGACATGTGTCCATTGTCCTCGGAAAGCACAGTTATCATTACTTGGTTGACGAGTATGGGGTTCCTGGGACAATTTGCGGATTTGAGCCCGTAGGTGTTTTGGGTGGAATCTACAAATTGATTGCCATGCTGCTGGATGAACGGGTAGAGATCGAGAATTATCATACTCACGTTGTTACCCATTCCGGAAATTCATTTGCACAGGAAATTATGAAGACGTACTTTAAGGAATGTGATGAATGGTGGCGAGGCCTGGGTGTTATTCCCAATAGTGGCTTAGATATTCGCAAAGAATTTGCACATTTGGATGCCAAGAAAAAATTTAATGTTCATGTGGGAGAACCCCGCAAAACCAAATGTCGTTGTGGAGATATCCTCCGCGGACTAGCAGTTCCTGAGGATTGTGTGTTATATGGTAAAGCCTGTACCCCATCAAAGCCCATCGGCCCTTGCATGGTATCAAGTGAAGGTACGTGTGCGGCTCATTACCAGTATATGAGGGGGGATATCATATGA
- the hypE gene encoding hydrogenase expression/formation protein HypE: MSKRISMAHGDGGELAHQLIRDVFIKHFGHQQEPMMDAVTFSSSGLVAVSTDSFVIKPIFFPGGNIGKLAVAGTVNDIAVSGAIPKYLTAGFIIEEGFLLHDLNTIVESMAKEAEKAGVKIIAGDTKVVEHGKADGLYINTTGVGFHCEEISLSPQGIEESDSVIVSGTIGDHGIAILTSRGELGLMTDIQSDCASLNNMIEETCRGVKGIRIMRDPTRGGLATTLVEICEDFKVTIELEESSLPVRREVKGACDMLGFDPLYLANEGKAVLIVAKEDEERVLKALHNHEYGKEAKVIGKVIGRGKGNLFLKTPLGNTRRLSRLTGMHLPRIC, from the coding sequence ATGAGTAAGAGGATAAGTATGGCCCATGGGGATGGCGGTGAATTGGCTCACCAATTGATCCGGGATGTATTTATCAAACATTTTGGACATCAACAGGAGCCAATGATGGATGCGGTAACCTTTTCAAGCTCGGGTCTCGTTGCCGTTTCCACTGACAGTTTTGTGATTAAGCCTATTTTTTTTCCCGGAGGCAATATTGGAAAGTTGGCTGTCGCGGGAACAGTGAATGATATTGCTGTAAGTGGGGCGATTCCGAAGTATTTGACGGCTGGATTTATTATTGAAGAAGGCTTTTTGCTTCATGATTTGAATACCATTGTAGAATCGATGGCTAAAGAGGCAGAAAAAGCAGGTGTGAAAATTATTGCTGGTGATACAAAGGTAGTGGAACACGGAAAAGCGGATGGCCTGTATATCAATACGACGGGTGTTGGTTTTCATTGTGAAGAGATAAGTCTATCTCCTCAGGGAATAGAGGAGAGCGACTCAGTCATTGTGAGCGGTACGATTGGTGATCACGGAATTGCCATTCTTACTTCCCGTGGCGAGTTGGGTCTCATGACAGACATTCAGAGTGATTGTGCTTCTTTGAATAATATGATTGAAGAAACCTGTAGAGGGGTTAAGGGTATTCGAATTATGAGGGACCCTACTCGCGGAGGGCTGGCAACGACTTTGGTGGAAATATGTGAAGATTTTAAGGTGACGATAGAATTAGAAGAAAGCTCTCTGCCTGTCAGACGGGAAGTGAAGGGGGCCTGCGACATGCTGGGATTTGATCCTCTTTACTTGGCCAATGAAGGGAAGGCTGTTTTGATTGTGGCCAAAGAGGATGAAGAACGTGTTTTGAAAGCTTTGCATAATCATGAATATGGAAAAGAGGCAAAGGTAATCGGGAAGGTAATCGGAAGAGGCAAAGGCAATCTTTTTCTTAAAACACCCCTGGGAAATACACGTCGCCTGAGCCGGTTAACTGGAATGCATTTACCTCGCATTTGTTAG
- a CDS encoding YebC/PmpR family DNA-binding transcriptional regulator has protein sequence MAGHSKWKNIQHRKGRQDAQRGKIFTKISKEIYVAARQGGGDINTNNRLRMAVNKAREANMPNDNIERTIKKALGELDGVNYEEITYEGYGPGGVAVLVNVLTDNRNRSAAEVRHIFSKNGGNLGESGCVSFLFDRKGSLTIDKETTNQDEDEVMMAALEAGAEDFVVEKDGYQIYTTTDDFEKVKTSLESQGFAFSSVEITMVPQTQVKLTGDEVPKMLKLMDMLEDNDDVQNVYANFDIDDEELDKLGAS, from the coding sequence ATGGCTGGCCATTCTAAATGGAAAAATATTCAGCATCGAAAAGGTAGACAAGATGCGCAGAGGGGAAAAATATTTACCAAGATTTCAAAGGAAATTTATGTGGCTGCCCGTCAAGGGGGCGGAGACATCAATACCAATAACCGTCTTCGTATGGCTGTTAATAAGGCAAGAGAAGCCAATATGCCCAATGATAATATTGAACGAACCATAAAAAAAGCCCTGGGTGAATTGGACGGAGTAAATTATGAAGAAATCACTTACGAAGGATACGGTCCTGGAGGAGTTGCCGTATTGGTGAATGTATTGACAGACAACAGAAACCGTTCGGCTGCTGAGGTCAGGCATATCTTCTCAAAAAATGGCGGGAACCTAGGGGAATCAGGTTGTGTATCCTTCCTCTTTGACAGGAAAGGCTCTTTAACTATCGATAAGGAAACCACCAACCAGGATGAAGATGAGGTCATGATGGCAGCGTTGGAAGCAGGAGCCGAGGATTTTGTGGTAGAGAAGGATGGTTACCAAATCTATACGACTACAGATGATTTTGAAAAGGTTAAGACATCCTTGGAGAGTCAAGGATTTGCATTTTCTTCTGTTGAAATCACCATGGTTCCTCAAACCCAGGTTAAATTGACCGGAGATGAGGTTCCTAAGATGTTGAAGTTGATGGATATGTTGGAAGATAATGATGATGTGCAAAACGTGTATGCTAACTTTGATATTGATGATGAAGAATTGGATAAATTAGGGGCATCATAA
- a CDS encoding BofC C-terminal domain-containing protein: MKKYKRKSWITLGALFAGIIGIFLLGTLLLDDTMINFKGKNAAEKENIQAVEALGKQPIEVVYQIRYVCGVTDEIRETVLMDKLSQLDKEWELIRATDKEMVYLKQVDDLAPACKENGYMGLSEGGVLTLFLGPPADKKVIQTFYPLDTERLESSLPSEELKLLQSGIRVRNLAEYNSILSTYGAFAKS, from the coding sequence TTGAAGAAATATAAAAGGAAATCTTGGATCACATTAGGAGCGTTATTTGCGGGCATTATTGGAATTTTTCTTTTGGGAACTTTGCTCCTTGATGATACGATGATTAACTTTAAAGGAAAAAACGCAGCAGAGAAAGAAAATATCCAAGCCGTGGAGGCTCTCGGCAAACAGCCCATTGAGGTTGTATACCAGATTAGATATGTCTGTGGAGTAACCGACGAAATAAGAGAAACCGTCCTAATGGATAAATTGTCCCAACTTGATAAGGAATGGGAATTAATTCGTGCCACAGATAAAGAGATGGTTTATTTGAAACAGGTGGATGATTTAGCTCCTGCTTGTAAAGAAAATGGGTATATGGGATTGTCTGAAGGCGGAGTACTTACTTTATTCTTAGGTCCTCCCGCAGACAAAAAAGTGATTCAAACCTTTTACCCTTTAGATACGGAAAGGTTGGAGTCAAGCCTTCCTTCCGAAGAATTGAAGTTGCTGCAAAGTGGAATCAGGGTAAGGAATCTGGCGGAGTATAATTCAATCCTTTCTACTTACGGAGCATTTGCCAAATCATAG
- the ruvC gene encoding crossover junction endodeoxyribonuclease RuvC: MRILGIDPGVAIVGFGIVEKKGSQLKPVQYGSIQTASDLHMAARLKQIYGATLELIEEYQPACLAIEKLFFNRNVTTAITVGQARGVLLLAAEQKRLSISEYTPLQVKMSVVGYGQAEKRQIQEMVRVLLKLKEIPKPDDVADALAIAITHAHSSTLEKYIYGDTSL; the protein is encoded by the coding sequence ATGAGAATATTAGGGATTGATCCCGGAGTGGCTATCGTCGGATTTGGCATTGTTGAAAAAAAGGGATCTCAGCTGAAACCTGTTCAGTACGGCTCTATCCAGACAGCATCTGATTTGCATATGGCTGCTCGGCTTAAACAAATATATGGGGCGACTCTTGAACTGATAGAAGAATATCAACCCGCCTGTCTGGCTATAGAGAAGCTGTTTTTTAACCGAAATGTGACTACGGCTATTACCGTCGGACAGGCCAGGGGGGTTCTGCTTCTTGCTGCTGAACAAAAACGCCTTTCCATTTCAGAATATACCCCTTTGCAGGTGAAGATGTCTGTCGTAGGGTATGGGCAGGCTGAGAAACGTCAGATTCAAGAAATGGTTAGGGTTTTATTAAAGTTAAAGGAAATCCCAAAACCGGATGATGTGGCTGATGCATTGGCCATTGCCATTACCCATGCCCATTCGTCCACCCTTGAAAAATACATATATGGAGATACATCATTATGA
- the ruvA gene encoding Holliday junction branch migration protein RuvA produces MMEYIKGMLSELESDYLVVESGGIGYRLFCGNPFSYQHLLHQEVKVFVHLYVREDVMMLYGFLTKGERELFRKLLDVSGIGPKGALSVISAAPPEQIISAIQKEDVSFLTKFPGIGKKTAQRIILEMKDKLKNMPFSNGIEPIKTENQYPISSVPLLDEAVEALLALGYTQGEVDRVILHLREEDKAYSSIDEVLKRALKELARG; encoded by the coding sequence ATGATGGAATATATCAAAGGAATGTTAAGTGAATTGGAATCGGATTACCTGGTTGTAGAATCAGGAGGAATCGGATATCGTTTATTTTGCGGAAACCCGTTCTCCTATCAGCATTTGCTTCATCAGGAGGTAAAGGTATTCGTTCATCTTTATGTTCGGGAAGATGTTATGATGTTATATGGATTCTTAACCAAAGGGGAAAGGGAACTATTTCGCAAGCTTCTTGATGTATCGGGAATTGGGCCCAAAGGAGCATTATCTGTCATTTCTGCGGCTCCTCCTGAACAAATTATCTCTGCGATACAAAAGGAGGATGTCAGCTTTCTCACAAAATTCCCCGGAATCGGTAAGAAAACAGCCCAGAGAATTATTTTGGAGATGAAAGATAAACTGAAAAACATGCCGTTTTCAAACGGAATAGAGCCAATAAAAACAGAAAATCAATATCCTATATCGTCTGTTCCTCTGTTAGACGAAGCTGTAGAAGCCCTCCTTGCACTTGGTTATACACAAGGTGAAGTGGACCGGGTTATTCTTCATTTGCGGGAGGAAGATAAAGCATATTCTTCCATTGATGAAGTGTTGAAAAGGGCATTAAAGGAATTGGCAAGGGGATAA
- the ruvB gene encoding Holliday junction branch migration DNA helicase RuvB — protein sequence MEERIISTHMMPEDEGVEYNLRPRYLSEYIGQQQVKENLKVFIEAAKMRKEALDHVLLYGPPGLGKTTLSAIIANELGVNLRTTSGPAIERPGDLAAILTNLQEGDVLFIDEIHRLHRTVEEILYPAMEDFALDIIIGKGPSARSVRLDLPPFTLIGATTRAGLLSSPLRDRFGVVSRLEYYTVDELTFIVTRAADILQVPIHETGAREIALRSRGTPRVANRLLKRVRDFAQVKGDGIITEKVAKEALEMIQVDRLGLDHIDHKLILSIIQKFKGGPVGIDTIAATIGEEANTIEDVYEPYLLQIGFLQRTPRGRMVAPLAYQHFQLEVPES from the coding sequence ATGGAAGAAAGGATCATTTCGACTCATATGATGCCCGAAGATGAAGGAGTAGAGTATAATCTTCGTCCAAGATACCTATCTGAATACATAGGCCAGCAGCAGGTTAAGGAAAATCTGAAGGTGTTTATTGAGGCTGCTAAGATGAGAAAAGAGGCATTGGATCATGTTCTGCTATATGGTCCGCCTGGATTGGGTAAAACAACCTTGTCCGCGATTATTGCCAATGAGCTTGGGGTTAACCTGAGAACCACTTCAGGACCAGCCATTGAAAGGCCAGGGGATTTGGCAGCCATTCTCACTAATTTACAAGAAGGGGACGTTCTTTTTATCGATGAAATTCACAGGCTGCATCGTACAGTGGAAGAAATTTTGTACCCGGCGATGGAGGATTTTGCCTTAGATATTATTATTGGAAAAGGACCAAGTGCCAGATCGGTCCGATTGGATCTTCCTCCTTTTACTCTGATTGGAGCCACCACAAGGGCTGGTTTGCTTTCTTCTCCGTTAAGGGATCGCTTCGGAGTTGTCAGCCGTCTGGAATACTATACCGTTGATGAGCTCACTTTTATTGTGACCAGGGCAGCAGATATTTTGCAGGTTCCCATCCACGAGACGGGTGCAAGAGAGATTGCTCTGCGTTCCCGGGGAACCCCTAGGGTGGCTAACCGTCTGTTGAAAAGGGTAAGAGATTTTGCCCAGGTTAAGGGGGATGGCATCATTACCGAAAAAGTGGCCAAAGAAGCATTAGAAATGATTCAAGTAGATCGCCTTGGGCTGGATCATATTGACCATAAACTTATTCTTTCTATCATTCAAAAATTTAAAGGTGGTCCGGTAGGAATTGATACCATTGCCGCGACCATAGGTGAAGAAGCCAATACCATTGAGGATGTATATGAGCCCTATTTGTTGCAAATTGGTTTTTTACAGCGAACACCGAGGGGACGAATGGTTGCTCCATTAGCTTATCAACATTTCCAATTGGAGGTGCCAGAATCTTGA